From a single Mangifera indica cultivar Alphonso unplaced genomic scaffold, CATAS_Mindica_2.1 Un_0026, whole genome shotgun sequence genomic region:
- the LOC123206166 gene encoding tRNA dimethylallyltransferase 9-like, producing MLMSGACGGVRTSGLHLTEKPFLRSFTRRRRLFATSCSVSRNKEKVIVISGPTGAGKSRLAIELAKRLNGEIISADSVQVYQGLDVGSAKPSLIDRKEVPHHLIDILHPSEDYSVGKFFEDARQTTKDILNRGHVPIVTGGTGLYLRWFIYGKPDVPKASREITAEVYSELADLQRDEDWDAAVELVVKAGGPKARSLAANDWYRLRRSLEIIKSTGSPPSAFQIPYDSFREQSSCSETVQSHDRNSSAGVPEPNSKELDYDFSCFFLSSQRLDLYRSIDSRCEDMLSGKDGILSEATWLLDMGLLPNSNSATRAIGYRQAMEYLLRCREKGGRSSTGEFYSFLSEFQKASRNFAKRQMTWFRNEHIYQWLNASRPLESVLDFISDAYHDQTGTLTVPESLRMKKDMTNPREVSELKAYRPINRHFISREDCSDVLDWIMRTQGETCGLQQPSMV from the exons ATGCTGATGAGCGGAGCGTGTGGTGGCGTCCGTACATCTGGCTTGCATTTGACGGAGAAGCCTTTTCTTCGATCATTTACTCGGCGCCGGCGACTCTTTGCTACGTCATGCTCTGTTTCGAGAAATAAAGAGAAGGTCATAGTAATATCTGGGCCCACCGGAGCTGGAAAGAGCCGGCTTGCTATTGAGCTGGCCAAGCGCCTCAATGGTGAAATCATCAGTGCTGACTCTGTTCAA GTTTATCAAGGTCTTGATGTTGGGTCTGCTAAGCCATCTTTGATTGATAGAAAG GAAGTGCCACATCATCTGATTGACATATTGCACCCATCTGAAG ACTATTCTGTTGGGAAATTTTTTGAAGATGCAAGGCAAACTACGAAAGATATTCTCAATAGAGGTCATGTTCCTATTGTTACTGGTGGGACTGGACTGTATTTACGATG GTTCATCTATGGGAAGCCAGATGTTCCAAAAGCCTCGCGGGAGATTACAGCTGAAGTATATTCTGAACTTGCAGATCTACAGAGAGATGAGGACTGGGATGCAGCTGTGGAGTTGGTTGTCAAAGCAGGAGGTCCAAAAGCACGGTCTTTGGCTGCCAATGATTGGTATCGTTTACGGCGCAGCCTTGAGATAATCAAG TCCACTGGATCTCCTCCATCTGCTTTCCAAATACCATATGATTCTTTCAGGGAACAATCTAGTTGTAGTGAAACAGTCCAATCTCATGACAGAAACTCTTCTGCTGGTGTGCCTGAACCAAATTCAAAGGAGCTGGATTATGACTTCAGTTGCTTTTTCCTCTCAAGCCAGAGGCTTGATCTTTACAGATCAATTGATTCACGTTGTGAAGATATGCTTTCAG GAAAGGATGGGATTCTGTCTGAGGCCACATGGCTTCTTGATATGGGTCTTCTTCCAAATTCAAATTCTGCAACTCGAGCAATTGGTTATAGACAA GCAATGGAGTATCTCCTAAGATGTAGGGAAAAAGGGGGTAGAAGTTCCACTGGagaattttattcttttctatCAGAATTTCAAAAAGCATCTAG AAATTTTGCAAAAAGGCAAATGACATGGTTCCGTAATGAGCACATATATCAATGGCTTAATGCTTCTAGACCCCTG GAAAGTGTGCTTGACTTCATTAGTGATGCATACCATGATCAAACTGGAACTTTGACTGTGCCTGAATCTCTTCGAATGAAAAAAGATATGACTAACCCCCGAGAAGTTTCTGAACTCAAGGCTTACCGCCCTATAAACAG GCATTTCATCAGCCGAGAAGACTGTTCTGATGTTCTTGACTGGATAATGAGAACTCAAGG TGAAACTTGTGGACTCCAGCAGCCAAGCATGGTTTGA
- the LOC123206172 gene encoding uncharacterized protein LOC123206172 isoform X2: MDLKLKTITWVGKNISQKFETMCQEVDNIVSQDTVRYVENQMQTMGDSMKKFCSDVVQDFLPPSVDPVRHEAQEPALKKNAVIGTYLKSIIGIQENSVDVFTNQSPVEPDAVDPETNKIGKELSGLNLGNQLISTISDNPSVRSESDLDSGQIDDVLAHETSDVNNEKNSLKENSSTSWVLESISCGEKDSSKASPMSKSADCNQKNACCYVSEVSSVTSVCVVECQSAQKMSWVSDKFLSVSDSSNASAASEVAFSVVSSEEKVSETGLMSSTNSQLMGSNRLHKNSPENFDTKSVCCNDPVDKIWSVSDCSDAPPSATLSLIASLKDNEAKAGLLKSCSVLSSESDGEDISRANCTLSLGGTSENSNAELCGSAQFDACTFSSDSGCSHYRSDDFDYSGMETVELSEKVKLEESCVMVDSSALYAVAQRTQKLGSFKKRIKDAFASKKRLAKEYEQLAIWFGDCYIGPSQELAPALLPSTTITSTVDLKDSDHISDSEWELL, translated from the exons ATGGATTTGAAACTAAAAACTATTACCTGGGTTGGGAAGAACATCTCCCAGAAGTTTGAAACAATGTGCCAGGAGGTGGATAATATTGTGAGTCAG GACACTGTTAGATATGTTGAAAACCAAATGCAGACAATGGGGGACAGTATGAAAAAGTTTTGCTCTGATGTCGTCCAAGATTTTCTTCCTCCTTCAGTGGATCCTGTAAGACATGAAGCTCAAGAACCGGCTCTGAAAAAAAATGCTGTCATTGGTACATATCTTAAGTCAATAATAGGTATTCAAGAAAATTCAGTAGATGTGTTCACTAACCAATCACCTGTGGAGCCTGATGCTGTTGATCCAGAGACCAACAAGATAGGAAAGGAATTGAGTGGACTAAACCTTGGAAATCAACTTATAAGTACAATTTCTGACAATCCCTCTGTGAGGTCAGAGTCTGATTTGGATTCCGGCCAAATCGATGATGTTTTGGCACATGAGACGTCTGATGTGAATAATGAAAAGAATTCTTTAAAGGAGAACTCATCTACATCTTGGGTATTGGAGTCAATATCTTGTGGTGAGAAAGACTCTTCAAAGGCATCGCCAATGAGCAAGTCTGCTGATTGCAATCAGAAAAATGCATGCTGCTATGTGTCAGAGGTTTCATCTGTAACTTCAGTTTGTGTTGTGGAGTGCCAATCTGCCCAAAAAATGAGTTGGGTTTCTGATAAGTTTTTGAGTGTTTCTGATTCTTCTAATGCTTCTGCTGCTTCTGAGGTGGCTTTCTCAGTTGTATCTAGTGAGGAAAAAGTATCAGAAACGGGATTGATGTCCTCTACCAATTCACAACTGATGGGATCTAACAGATTGCATAAGAATTCACCTGAAAACTTTGATACAAAATCAGTGTGTTGTAATGACCcagttgataaaatttggtcTGTTTCTGATTGTTCTGATGCCCCCCCATCCGCAACATTGTCTCTAATTGCCTCTCTCAAAGACAATGAAGCAAAGGCAGGACTCCTCAAATCCTGCAGTGTCCTGTCGTCAGAGTCAGATG GGGAAGATATCTCCAGAGCAAATTGTACATTGTCACTTGGTGGGACATCTGAAAATAGTAATGCTGAGCTTTGTGGTTCTGCTCAATTTGATGCTTGTACATTCTCTTCAGATAGTG GATGTTCACATTATCGCAGTGATGATTTTGATTATTCTGGGATGGAAACAGTTGAATTGTCTGAAAAAGTGAAGCTGGAGGAAAGCTGCGTCATGGTTGACAGTAGCGCACTTTATGCTGTTGCTCAAAGGACCCAAAAACTTGGATCATTCAAG AAAAGAATCAAGGATGCTTTTGCTTCGAAAAAGAGGTTGGCTAAGGAGTATGAGCAGCTAGCAATTTGGTTTGGAGACTGTTATATTGGACCTAGTCAAGAGTTAGCGCCAGCTCTCTTGCCATCAACAACTATCACTTCAACTGTGGACTTAAAGGATTCAGATCATATATCTGATTCTGAATGGGAACTCttgtaa
- the LOC123206175 gene encoding transcription factor GTE3, chloroplastic-like, whose product MASGPLLGDAGEKQKKKLYNRKNQNVSDNPNNVPQYYQQHKRQKSSQQHLATTIDDNSSQPQTIPAVSEDSSSHNLEQPGVALNSREPSNAIGVPGYVKFDNFVRINLNLRNRDEVRALKRKLSSELDQVLSLVKRLETTQSQLSKHVNRNSMRKSSEMGSVEPANPRSFRGSTVSVSENENNPGVNGEMVDKMKKAPKVNQNKKKSDALVVREKSTSMEIKKKSDAPVRREKSTPMESKKFKSCETGGGLVLDKGLSRLFKNCSNLLEKLMKHKFGWVFNKPVDVKGLGLHDYYTIVKHPMDLGTVKVRLSKKLYKSPKEFAEDVRLTFNNAILYNPKGQDVHIMAEQLLMIFEEKWTKIEAEYNFSGSSEMGNESGLPTSTSRTTPVPGAPVRTPAPAPATPVHFPVPAPSTPVHIPVPALSPQPTEARNLERLELMTMHVDPKTKIADHQAKTPVLKKLKAKDPELRDMTYEEKQRLSLNLQDLPSDKLDNVVQIIKKRNPVLSQQDDEIEVDIDSFDPETLWELDRFVNNFKKSLSENKRKAEFALQETAESDHNILDTNIERVISESAKGTEAVEKIVSTSLPVQGEKQCDNVSESSSSSGASSESRSSSSDSGSSSSSGHESEADN is encoded by the exons ATGGCTTCAGGTCCATTACTTGGTGATGCTGGagagaagcagaagaagaaattgtATAACAGAAAGAACCAAAACGTTTCCGATAATCCCAACAATGTCCCTCAATACTATCAACAACACAAGCGCCAGAAATCTTCACAACAACACCTAGCCACCACTATTGATGACAACTCCTCGCAGCCTCAGACTATTCCTGCAGTATCAGAAGATTCCTCAAGCCACAACCTTGAGCAACCGGGTGTTGCCCTAAACAGCCGTGAACCCAGCAATGCTATTGGAGTACCAGGTTATGTTAAGTTTGATAACTTTGTAcggattaatttaaatttaagaaataggGATGAGGTTAGAGCACTTAAAAGAAAGCTTTCAAGCGAACTTGATCAAGTGTTGAGTCTGGTTAAGAGGCTTGAAACTACACAGAGCCAGTTAAGTAAACATGTAAATAGAAATTCAATGAGAAAGAGTTCTGAGATGGGTTCTGTAGAACCTGCAAATCCACGGTCTTTCCGGGGATCAACTGTATCTGTGAGTGAGAATGAGAATAATCCTGGAGTTAATGGTGAAATGGTAGACAAAATGAAAAAGGCACCAAAAGTTAATCAGAATAAGAAAAAGTCTGACGCCCTTGTGGTAAGGGAAAAGTCAACCTCAATGGAGATTAAGAAGAAGTCTGATGCTCCTGTGAGAAGGGAAAAGTCAACCCCAATGGAGAGTAAGAAGTTCAAATCCTGTGAAACAGGGGGTGGGCTTGTGTTAGATAAGGGTTTGAGTAGATTGTTTAAGAATTGTAGTAATTTGTTAGAGAAGTTAATGAAGCATAAGTTCGGTTGGGTGTTTAATAAGCCGGTGGATGTGAAGGGGCTTGGATTACATGATTATTATACGATAGTTAAGCATCCAATGGATTTGGGCACAGTGAAGGTTAGGTTGAGTAAAAAGTTGTACAAATCACCTAAAGAGTTTGCTGAGGATGTGAGGCTTACATTTAACAATGCCATCTTGTATAATCCAAAGGGTCAGGATGTGCATATAATGGCTGAGCAATTGTTAATGATATTTGAAGAGAAGTGGACAAAAATAGAGGCCGAGTATAATTTTAGTGGGAGTTCAGAAATGGGGAATGAGTCTGGTTTGCCAACATCCACTTCAAGGACGACTCCAGTTCCTGGTGCACCAGTACGTACACCAGCTCCTGCTCCTGCTACACCAGTTCATTTTCCAGTTCCTGCTCCTTCTACACCAGTTCATATTCCTGTTCCTGCTCTGTCTCCTCAGCCTACAGAAGCAAGGAATTTGGAAAGACTGGAGTTGATGACAATGCATGTGGATCCAAAGACTAAAATTGCGGATCATCAAGCTAAGACACCAGTTCTAAAGAAGCTTAAGGCTAAGGATCCTGAGCTGAGGGATATGACTTATGAGGAGAAGCAGAGACTAAGTTTGAACCTTCAGGATTTGCCTTCAGATAAACTGGACAACGTTGTCCAGATAATTAAGAAGAGGAATCCTGTGCTTTCTCAACAAGATGATGAGATTGAGGTGGACATTGACAGTTTTGATCCTGAAACACTTTGGGAACTTGATAGATTTGTGAATAATTTCAAGAAGAGTTTGAGTGAGAACAAGAGGAAAGCTGAATTTGCCCTTCAGGAAACTGCAGAATCTGACCATAATATTCTGGATACT AATATTGAACGAGTCATTTCAGAGTCAGCAAAGGGAACTGAAGCAG TCGAAAAGATTGTTTCCACATCTTTACCTGTTCAAGGAGAAAAGCAGTGTGATAATGTGAGTGAATCAAGTAGTTCAAGCGGCGCTAGCAGTGAATCTCGATCATCCTCAAGTG ACTCTGGCAGTAGTAGTTCGTCTGGACATGAATCAGAAGCAGATAATTAA
- the LOC123206173 gene encoding protein trichome birefringence-like 31, which produces MMPQPWLDRRIQSLFPVALVSILLVGSVRLVLDNLKSNQSHIFQSYGKTDQSYQQRKPVFVSSADRFENGCNVFEGKWVWDNVTYPIYTEESCPYLVKQTTCLRNGRPDSLYRNWRWQPNACKLPRFDPLKLLDILRGKRLMFIGDSVHRGQFESMTCMLQSVIPDGKKSFHRIPPMKIFKAKEYNASIEYYWAPFIVESISDHATNHTVSKRLVSLDSIARHGKSWEGVDVLVFESYVWWMYRPTINATYGSPDDIQEYNVTKAYRLALETWANWLDSNINPLTQKVFFMSMSPTHLWSWEWKPGSDANCFNESYPIQGSYWGTGSSLAIMKIIHDIFQKLKTNVTFLNITQLSEYRKDAHTSIYGERKGKLLTKEQRADPKNFADCIHWCLPGVPDTWNEILYAYLLQNHQNFL; this is translated from the exons atgaTGCCGCAGCCATGGCTTGATCGCAGGATTCAGTCCCTCTTCCCAGTTGCACTGGTTTCTATTCTACTAGTTGGAAGTGTGAGACTTGTCCTGGATAACTTGAAGAGCAACCAGAGTCATATTTTTCAGTCATATGGCAAAACAGATCAGAGTTACCAGCAAAGAAAACCCGTGTTTGTTTCTTCTGCAGATAGGTTTGAGAATGGCTGTAATGTGTTCGAAGGAAAGTGGGTGTGGGATAATGTGACATATCCTATCTATACAGAAGAGAGCTGCCCTTATTTAGTTAAACAAACTACTTGCTTAAGAAATGGAAGGCCTGATTCATTGTATCGGAATTGGAGGTGGCAACCCAATGCCTGCAAGCTGCCAAG ATTTGACCCATTAAAGCTCTTGGACATATTGAGGGGCAAAAGATTGATGTTTATTGGAGATTCAGTGCATAGAGGGCAGTTTGAATCAATGACCTGCATGTTACAATCTGTGATTCCTGATGGAAAGAAATCTTTTCATAGAATTCCCCCCATGAAGATATTTAAAGCTAAG gAGTACAATGCATCAATTGAATATTACTGGGCACCCTTTATTGTGGAGTCCATTTCAGATCATGCAACAAACCATACAGTGTCAAAGAGGCTGGTTAGTCTTGACTCCATAGCTAGACATGGGAAGAGCTGGGAAGGAGTTGATGTGTTAGTATTTGAAAGCTATGTATGGTGGATGTACCGACCGACGATCAATGCTAC ATATGGATCTCCGGATGATATCCAAGAATATAATGTCACCAAGGCTTACAGATTGGCATTAGAAACTTGGGCAAATTGGCTGGACTCCAACATCAACCCTCTCACTCAGAAGGTCTTCTTCATGAGTATGTCTCCAACACATTTGTG GAGCTGGGAATGGAAGCCAGGAAGTGATGCAAACTGCTTCAATGAGTCGTATCCAATCCAAGGTTCATACTGGGGGACTGGATCTAGTCTCGCAATCATGAAGATCATTCATGACATTTTCCAAAAACTAAAAACCAATGTGACATTTTTGAACATCACCCAGTTGTCCGAGTACCGAAAAGATGCTCATACATCAATTTATGGCGAAAGGAAGGGCAAGCTATTGACAAAGGAACAAAGAGCTGATCCAAAAAATTTCGCTGATTGCATTCACTGGTGCTTACCAGGAGTCCCTGATACATGGAATGAGATTCTGTATGCATATTTATTGCAGAATCATCAAAACTTTTTGTAG
- the LOC123206167 gene encoding malate dehydrogenase, mitochondrial, whose protein sequence is MSSPLFRSVKTLAAKSAAVRGFCSESVPERKVAILGAAGGIGQPLALLMKLNPLVSRLSLYDIANTPGVAADVSHINTRSEVAGYVGDDQLGQALEGSDVVIIPAGVPRKPGMTRDDLFNINAGIVKSLCTAIAKYCPHAIVNMISNPVNSTVPIAAEVFKKAGTYDEKKLFGVTTLDVVRAKTFYAGKANVNIAEVNVPVVGGHAGVTILPLFSQATPKANLPDEDIKALTKRTQDGGTEVVEAKAGKGSATLSMAYAGALFADACLKGLNGVPDVVECSFVQSTVTELPFFASKVRLGQNGVEEVLGLGPLSDYEKEGLEKMKPELKSSIEKGIKFANSN, encoded by the exons ATGAGCTCTCCCCTTTTCCGATCCGTCAAAACCCTTGCGGCGAAGTCCGCCGCCGTCCGTGGCTTCTGCTCTGAATCCGTACCGGAGCGCAAGGTCGCCATTCTCGGCGCTGCCGGTGGGATCGGCCAACCCCTTGCTCTTCTCATGAAGCTCAACCCTCTTGTCTCAAGGCTCTCTCTCTATGATATCGCTAACACCCCCGGTGTTGCTGCTGATGTTAGCCACATCAATACCAGATCTGAG GTTGCTGGTTATGTTGGTGATGATCAGCTTGGACAAGCTTTAGAGGGATCAGATGTTGTCATCATTCCTGCTGGTGTTCCCAGGAAGCCTGGTATGACACGTGATGATCTTTTTAACATTAATGCTGGAATAGTCAAGTCCCTGTGCACCGCAATAGCCAAGTACTGTCCTCAT GCAATTGTTAACATGATCAGCAACCCTGTGAACTCAACTGTCCCTATAGCAGCTGAGGTTTTTAAGAAAGCAGGGACATATGATGAGAAGAAATTGTTTGGTGTGACAACTCTTGACGTAGTTAGAGCTAAGACTTTCTATGCCGGAAAGGCTAATGTAAACATTGCAG AGGTTAATGTCCCAGTTGTTGGTGGTCATGCTGGTGTAACTATTCTCCCACTATTTTCTCAG GCCACACCAAAAGCAAATTTGCCAGATGAAGATATTAAGGCCCTTACAAAGAGAACACAAGATGGAGGAACTGAAGTTGTGGAAGCCAAGGCTGGAAAGGGTTCTGCAACATTGTCAATGGC TTATGCAGGAGCCCTATTTGCTGATGCTTGCCTGAAGGGACTTAATGGCGTTCCAGATGTAGTGGAATGCTCATTCGTGCAATCAACTGTCACTGAGCTCCCCTTCTTTGCTTCTAAG GTGAGGCTTGGTCAGAATGGTGTGGAAGAAGTTCTGGGATTGGGTCCACTTTCTGACTATGAAAAGGAGGGTTTGGAGAAAATGAAGCCCGAACTCAAATCATCTATTGAGAAGGGAATAAAGTTTGCCAATAGCAACTGA
- the LOC123206172 gene encoding uncharacterized protein LOC123206172 isoform X1 encodes MDLKLKTITWVGKNISQKFETMCQEVDNIVSQDTVRYVENQMQTMGDSMKKFCSDVVQDFLPPSVDPVRHEAQEPALKKNAVIGTYLKSIIGIQENSVDVFTNQSPVEPDAVDPETNKIGKELSGLNLGNQLISTISDNPSVRSESDLDSGQIDDVLAHETSDVNNEKNSLKENSSTSWVLESISCGEKDSSKASPMSKSADCNQKNACCYVSEVSSVTSVCVVECQSAQKMSWVSDKFLSVSDSSNASAASEVAFSVVSSEEKVSETGLMSSTNSQLMGSNRLHKNSPENFDTKSVCCNDPVDKIWSVSDCSDAPPSATLSLIASLKDNEAKAGLLKSCSVLSSESDAGEDISRANCTLSLGGTSENSNAELCGSAQFDACTFSSDSGCSHYRSDDFDYSGMETVELSEKVKLEESCVMVDSSALYAVAQRTQKLGSFKKRIKDAFASKKRLAKEYEQLAIWFGDCYIGPSQELAPALLPSTTITSTVDLKDSDHISDSEWELL; translated from the exons ATGGATTTGAAACTAAAAACTATTACCTGGGTTGGGAAGAACATCTCCCAGAAGTTTGAAACAATGTGCCAGGAGGTGGATAATATTGTGAGTCAG GACACTGTTAGATATGTTGAAAACCAAATGCAGACAATGGGGGACAGTATGAAAAAGTTTTGCTCTGATGTCGTCCAAGATTTTCTTCCTCCTTCAGTGGATCCTGTAAGACATGAAGCTCAAGAACCGGCTCTGAAAAAAAATGCTGTCATTGGTACATATCTTAAGTCAATAATAGGTATTCAAGAAAATTCAGTAGATGTGTTCACTAACCAATCACCTGTGGAGCCTGATGCTGTTGATCCAGAGACCAACAAGATAGGAAAGGAATTGAGTGGACTAAACCTTGGAAATCAACTTATAAGTACAATTTCTGACAATCCCTCTGTGAGGTCAGAGTCTGATTTGGATTCCGGCCAAATCGATGATGTTTTGGCACATGAGACGTCTGATGTGAATAATGAAAAGAATTCTTTAAAGGAGAACTCATCTACATCTTGGGTATTGGAGTCAATATCTTGTGGTGAGAAAGACTCTTCAAAGGCATCGCCAATGAGCAAGTCTGCTGATTGCAATCAGAAAAATGCATGCTGCTATGTGTCAGAGGTTTCATCTGTAACTTCAGTTTGTGTTGTGGAGTGCCAATCTGCCCAAAAAATGAGTTGGGTTTCTGATAAGTTTTTGAGTGTTTCTGATTCTTCTAATGCTTCTGCTGCTTCTGAGGTGGCTTTCTCAGTTGTATCTAGTGAGGAAAAAGTATCAGAAACGGGATTGATGTCCTCTACCAATTCACAACTGATGGGATCTAACAGATTGCATAAGAATTCACCTGAAAACTTTGATACAAAATCAGTGTGTTGTAATGACCcagttgataaaatttggtcTGTTTCTGATTGTTCTGATGCCCCCCCATCCGCAACATTGTCTCTAATTGCCTCTCTCAAAGACAATGAAGCAAAGGCAGGACTCCTCAAATCCTGCAGTGTCCTGTCGTCAGAGTCAGATG CAGGGGAAGATATCTCCAGAGCAAATTGTACATTGTCACTTGGTGGGACATCTGAAAATAGTAATGCTGAGCTTTGTGGTTCTGCTCAATTTGATGCTTGTACATTCTCTTCAGATAGTG GATGTTCACATTATCGCAGTGATGATTTTGATTATTCTGGGATGGAAACAGTTGAATTGTCTGAAAAAGTGAAGCTGGAGGAAAGCTGCGTCATGGTTGACAGTAGCGCACTTTATGCTGTTGCTCAAAGGACCCAAAAACTTGGATCATTCAAG AAAAGAATCAAGGATGCTTTTGCTTCGAAAAAGAGGTTGGCTAAGGAGTATGAGCAGCTAGCAATTTGGTTTGGAGACTGTTATATTGGACCTAGTCAAGAGTTAGCGCCAGCTCTCTTGCCATCAACAACTATCACTTCAACTGTGGACTTAAAGGATTCAGATCATATATCTGATTCTGAATGGGAACTCttgtaa